The uncultured Methanobrevibacter sp. genome includes a window with the following:
- a CDS encoding aldo/keto reductase yields MKYIKLGNSNLNVSRVCMGCMGFGDPTIGMHTWTLPEKESIEVIKKGLENGITFYDTAIGYQNGTSEQYLGKAIDEHANREDIVIATKFLPRTEEDIKNNVSGQQHIHNLVNKSLDNLQMDYIDLYIYHMWDYNTPLYDILEGLNEVIEEGKVRYIGISNCFAWQLAKANALAEINDFSKFVSIQGHYNLIFREEEREMLPLCKTDNIALTPYSALASGRLSRLPGEDSKRLQEDFYAKLKYQNTETQDLEIIRRVNEISEKYDVSMTEVSLAWLLEKVTSPIVGATKMHHVDGAVNAVNLKLSSKDMNYLEEPYIAHDLVGVMADNKVSASDDDKVWQKYTKNKVR; encoded by the coding sequence ATGAAATATATTAAACTTGGAAATTCAAACCTTAATGTTAGTCGAGTGTGTATGGGATGTATGGGTTTTGGCGATCCAACAATAGGAATGCATACCTGGACATTACCGGAAAAAGAATCAATTGAAGTGATTAAAAAAGGATTGGAGAATGGAATAACTTTTTATGATACCGCAATCGGTTATCAGAACGGCACTTCTGAACAATATCTTGGAAAAGCAATTGACGAGCATGCCAATCGTGAAGATATTGTAATTGCAACCAAATTCCTGCCTAGAACTGAAGAAGACATTAAAAACAATGTTTCAGGTCAGCAACATATCCATAATCTTGTAAACAAAAGCCTGGACAATCTTCAAATGGATTATATAGACTTATACATTTATCACATGTGGGATTACAATACTCCCCTTTATGATATTCTGGAAGGTCTAAACGAAGTGATTGAAGAAGGAAAGGTTAGATATATTGGTATTTCCAATTGTTTCGCTTGGCAACTTGCAAAAGCAAATGCCTTAGCTGAAATAAATGATTTTAGTAAATTTGTATCCATTCAAGGCCATTACAATCTAATTTTTCGTGAAGAAGAGCGTGAAATGCTCCCATTATGTAAAACTGACAATATTGCATTAACCCCATACAGCGCACTTGCATCCGGAAGGCTCTCAAGGTTGCCTGGTGAAGATTCTAAAAGATTACAGGAAGATTTCTATGCAAAACTGAAATATCAAAACACAGAAACACAAGATTTAGAAATAATCAGAAGAGTAAATGAAATATCAGAAAAATATGATGTTTCAATGACTGAAGTTTCACTTGCTTGGCTTTTAGAAAAAGTTACCTCACCTATAGTCGGTGCAACTAAAATGCATCATGTAGATGGTGCAGTTAATGCAGTGAATTTAAAATTATCCTCAAAAGACATGAATTATCTTGAAGAACCTTACATAGCCCATGATCTGGTTGGAGTAATGGCTGACAATAAGGTTTCAGCAAGTGATGACGATAAAGTATGGCAAAAATATACAAAAAATAAAGTACGATAA
- a CDS encoding sodium-dependent transporter, with product MNKNSQWNSILTFVIAMIGLTIGIGNIWRFSYVLYSNGGGSFFIPYIVAILIMGIPFLILEYGLGFSFKRSFSNLMYNIRPEFEIIAWMVVLSVFIVVIYYMVILGWDFAYLLNSFNFGWGNDPSSFFTSYVGGSSNLSSSTTIILPTLICTLILWAIFWAVSIKDVDKGIGKLSTILMPLLFIIMIFILVYAFTLPGFHMGVTTLLNPNWSALLNINVWLAAFGQTIFTLSIGQAMVYTYSSYLPKNTKLVDEVLIVVVTNTLYEIFIAFGVFSILGYMSLNSSIPMDELISEGTGLIFIIFPQIFNTMGMMGHIIAPLLFLSILFAGFTSSFALFEPLLSSLCDKFGWSRKKGVTILTIVACAGAILFSTGISSYLVEIVDIFVNNFGILILIGAQVIIFGWFYGVEKVIPVLNEFSTLKVGKTWIFTLKYLLPILLIGIWAFGLVDLFNNNNSFEIIVDIIITIIIVGFSAAFTKLNPKS from the coding sequence ATGAACAAAAACTCTCAATGGAATTCAATATTAACATTCGTAATAGCCATGATAGGCCTAACCATAGGAATAGGAAATATCTGGAGATTCAGTTATGTACTGTATTCCAATGGAGGAGGTTCTTTTTTTATACCATATATAGTTGCAATTTTAATTATGGGAATTCCCTTTTTAATTTTAGAATATGGACTGGGATTTAGTTTTAAAAGAAGTTTTTCCAATTTAATGTACAATATTCGTCCTGAATTTGAAATTATAGCATGGATGGTGGTTTTATCTGTATTCATCGTCGTGATTTATTATATGGTTATTTTAGGTTGGGACTTTGCATATCTGTTAAATAGCTTTAATTTTGGATGGGGAAATGACCCCTCATCATTTTTTACAAGTTATGTTGGAGGAAGTTCAAATTTATCCTCCTCAACTACAATAATATTGCCCACACTTATTTGTACATTAATATTATGGGCAATCTTTTGGGCAGTATCTATTAAAGATGTAGATAAGGGAATCGGTAAACTATCTACCATTTTAATGCCATTATTATTTATCATAATGATTTTTATTCTTGTTTATGCATTTACTTTACCCGGTTTTCACATGGGAGTAACCACATTGCTTAACCCAAATTGGTCAGCACTTTTAAACATAAATGTTTGGCTTGCAGCATTTGGGCAAACCATATTTACTTTAAGCATTGGACAGGCAATGGTATATACATATTCAAGTTATCTGCCTAAAAATACTAAATTGGTGGATGAAGTGTTGATTGTTGTTGTTACAAACACATTATATGAGATTTTCATAGCTTTTGGAGTATTTTCAATACTTGGATATATGTCTTTAAACTCTTCAATACCTATGGATGAACTAATTAGTGAAGGTACAGGATTGATATTTATCATATTCCCACAGATATTCAACACAATGGGAATGATGGGACATATTATTGCCCCATTATTATTTTTATCCATATTGTTTGCCGGATTTACATCTTCTTTTGCACTCTTTGAACCTTTGCTTTCATCCTTATGTGATAAATTTGGATGGAGCCGGAAAAAAGGAGTTACAATACTTACAATTGTTGCATGTGCAGGCGCCATTCTTTTTTCAACAGGAATCAGCAGTTATTTAGTGGAAATAGTGGATATATTTGTAAATAATTTTGGAATATTAATCTTAATCGGTGCTCAAGTCATAATCTTCGGATGGTTTTATGGTGTTGAAAAAGTCATTCCAGTATTGAATGAATTTTCAACTTTAAAAGTTGGAAAAACATGGATTTTCACATTAAAATATTTATTACCTATCCTATTAATTGGTATTTGGGCATTTGGACTAGTAGACTTATTTAATAATAATAACTCATTTGAAATAATAGTGGATATAATCATTACAATCATCATTGTTGGATTTTCTGCTGCATTTACCAAATTGAACCCTAAATCATGA
- a CDS encoding DHA2 family efflux MFS transporter permease subunit: MNIQLNNKMQLLVLFILASSLVCIAQSIITTGFVYLMSDFSVSSTQAQWSYSAFLLVVGVMIPLSAFISRRFSARSIFFFSLFIFLIGSIICYFSTSLIVLIIGRILQAIGNGIVMPYVQILLLRSMPEEKWQTYMGLYGLVIAIAPVIGSFLGGFVIALYGWRELFSFFTIATIILLVLGVVFVKDDTPTEDYPLDYLSVVLSIIGCAGIMLGFTNVADYGFTHYMVILPIIIGIITLILFVKCQSKLNKPLINLSILKNNYFMVGTIFICILYSCLNGCTALLPLFIQGIAYNSAIFSASVLLPGGLLIIVFNIIGPLLTNRIGIKKVLIMGCIISIIGFAAMMFYTQDSSFEFMTITQSIRYIGVGLALMPATTWTLTMVSDKVEDGTAVNNTLRQIFAAIGSSMVVVIVAILAGGAIGHNSASVVAFNQTSLILLILHIVMLILTIIFIDDKDKIKNSNLNT; the protein is encoded by the coding sequence ATGAATATCCAATTAAACAATAAGATGCAACTGTTGGTCTTGTTCATTTTAGCTTCAAGCTTAGTATGTATAGCCCAATCGATTATTACAACAGGTTTCGTTTATTTAATGAGTGACTTTTCCGTCTCATCAACACAAGCACAGTGGTCCTATTCAGCATTTCTACTTGTTGTTGGAGTCATGATTCCATTAAGTGCTTTTATATCACGCAGATTTAGTGCAAGATCAATATTCTTCTTTTCATTGTTTATATTCCTCATAGGGTCAATCATATGTTATTTTTCAACTTCCCTAATTGTTTTGATTATTGGTAGGATTCTCCAGGCTATTGGAAACGGTATTGTAATGCCATATGTTCAAATTTTGCTCTTGAGATCCATGCCTGAAGAAAAATGGCAGACATATATGGGACTTTATGGTTTGGTAATTGCAATAGCTCCAGTCATTGGTTCTTTTTTAGGAGGATTCGTCATAGCTTTATATGGCTGGAGAGAATTGTTCTCATTTTTCACAATAGCCACAATAATCCTTTTGGTTTTAGGAGTAGTATTTGTAAAAGACGATACTCCTACTGAAGATTATCCTCTTGACTATTTGTCTGTTGTATTGTCCATAATTGGATGTGCAGGCATAATGCTTGGTTTTACAAATGTTGCTGATTATGGATTTACACATTACATGGTAATTTTGCCAATAATAATCGGAATTATAACTTTAATTCTATTTGTAAAATGCCAATCAAAATTAAATAAGCCTTTGATTAACTTATCCATACTCAAAAACAATTATTTCATGGTGGGAACAATATTTATCTGCATTCTCTATTCATGCCTGAATGGATGCACCGCACTTCTCCCATTATTCATTCAAGGAATAGCTTACAATTCAGCAATCTTTTCCGCTTCAGTACTCCTGCCGGGCGGATTATTGATAATCGTCTTTAATATCATAGGTCCATTACTTACAAATAGAATAGGAATCAAAAAGGTTCTTATTATGGGATGCATAATTTCCATAATAGGATTCGCAGCCATGATGTTCTATACTCAGGACTCTTCATTTGAATTTATGACCATAACTCAGTCAATCCGTTATATTGGAGTAGGTTTGGCTCTGATGCCCGCCACAACATGGACTTTGACAATGGTATCAGATAAAGTCGAGGATGGAACTGCAGTCAACAATACATTAAGACAGATTTTTGCTGCAATCGGCTCATCAATGGTAGTTGTTATAGTGGCTATTTTGGCTGGAGGTGCAATAGGCCACAATTCCGCTTCAGTTGTGGCATTCAATCAGACTTCATTGATTTTACTTATTCTACATATTGTCATGCTTATTTTGACTATAATATTTATTGATGATAAGGACAAAATTAAAAATTCAAATTTAAATACATAA